Proteins encoded by one window of Streptococcus sanguinis:
- the yajC gene encoding preprotein translocase subunit YajC has translation MNPIMLIVFAVVLVGMTYFQMRAQKKQAQQRMESLNKLQKGYEVITIGGLYGTVDEVDTDKKTVVLDVDGVYLTFELTAIKTVLPLTEGIPAVAGGEGSVDVPEEESAIEE, from the coding sequence ATGAATCCAATTATGCTTATTGTATTTGCGGTTGTACTGGTAGGAATGACCTATTTCCAAATGCGTGCTCAAAAGAAACAGGCTCAGCAGCGTATGGAAAGTCTTAACAAGCTGCAAAAGGGCTATGAAGTTATTACCATCGGCGGTTTATACGGAACTGTAGATGAAGTGGACACAGACAAGAAAACAGTTGTTCTGGATGTGGACGGTGTTTACCTGACCTTTGAGCTGACAGCTATTAAAACTGTACTGCCATTGACTGAGGGCATTCCTGCTGTTGCTGGTGGTGAAGGAAGCGTTGACGTTCCCGAGGAAGAATCAGCGATTGAAGAGTAA
- a CDS encoding PH domain-containing protein, whose product MGLFSGLLGNASQKDIEKTERQLEDILTTTENVELAFSLIRDLIVFTDKRLILVDKQGMTGKKTSYKSFPYRSISRFSVETAGHFDLDAELKIWVSSAQEPAEVLQFTSDRSVIAIQKALAEAVLR is encoded by the coding sequence ATGGGATTATTCAGCGGTTTATTAGGCAATGCCTCTCAGAAAGATATTGAAAAAACAGAAAGACAATTAGAGGATATTCTGACAACAACAGAGAATGTGGAACTGGCTTTTAGCCTTATTCGCGACTTGATTGTCTTTACAGATAAGCGTTTAATCTTGGTCGACAAGCAGGGAATGACTGGCAAAAAGACTTCTTATAAGTCTTTTCCTTATCGCTCTATCAGTCGCTTCTCAGTGGAAACAGCCGGCCATTTCGACTTAGATGCCGAGCTGAAAATTTGGGTTTCCAGCGCTCAAGAGCCAGCAGAAGTCCTGCAATTTACCAGTGACCGCAGCGTCATCGCTATCCAAAAAGCCTTGGCAGAAGCAGTCTTAAGATAG
- a CDS encoding CAAX protease — MIIVVCWTVMYTEIFRLTKSVWPLVIMHTMEDAVINPLRLLGFVSVEKNQAFLFSLSVGMIPTILYLLIGLAIRKWGKKQEYGKAS, encoded by the coding sequence ATGATAATTGTTGTATGCTGGACGGTCATGTACACAGAGATTTTTAGACTTACTAAGTCTGTCTGGCCGCTGGTAATTATGCATACTATGGAAGATGCGGTTATAAATCCTTTACGATTACTAGGCTTTGTCTCGGTAGAAAAAAATCAAGCTTTCCTCTTCTCGCTATCAGTGGGGATGATTCCGACTATTCTTTATCTACTCATCGGCCTAGCTATACGGAAATGGGGAAAAAAACAGGAGTATGGAAAGGCGAGCTAA
- a CDS encoding phosphatidate cytidylyltransferase, giving the protein MSKNLQKRLIFGGIALAIFMPLVLTGGVIFQIFVGLLAMLAVHEFLQMKGLPTATIEGVLAMLAAFVLTLPLENYLKFLPVDGNVVAYGLIVFLLLISTVLGSSYTFEDAAYPIAASFYVGLGFNALIDARLMNIDKVLLALFIVWATDSGAYLVGVRFGKRKLAPRVSPNKTIEGSLGGILSAVLVTGIFMLVRPQVYAPYNAFVFLILAVLFSIAGQLGDLVESSVKRHFGVKDSGKFIPGHGGVLDRFDSLLFVFPLMHFFGLF; this is encoded by the coding sequence ATGAGTAAAAATTTACAAAAACGTCTAATCTTTGGGGGAATCGCTCTTGCTATTTTTATGCCTCTGGTATTGACAGGAGGCGTCATCTTTCAGATTTTTGTGGGGCTGCTGGCTATGCTTGCGGTGCATGAATTTCTCCAAATGAAAGGCCTGCCGACAGCGACCATCGAGGGAGTCTTGGCCATGCTGGCAGCCTTTGTCCTAACCCTGCCCCTGGAGAACTATTTGAAGTTTCTGCCAGTGGATGGCAATGTCGTGGCCTATGGCTTGATCGTCTTCCTTCTATTGATTTCAACTGTTCTAGGATCCAGCTACACTTTTGAAGATGCGGCTTATCCGATTGCAGCTAGTTTTTATGTCGGTCTTGGCTTTAATGCCTTGATTGATGCCCGCTTGATGAATATTGACAAGGTTCTGCTAGCTCTCTTTATCGTCTGGGCTACTGACAGTGGAGCTTATCTGGTCGGAGTGCGTTTCGGTAAAAGAAAGCTGGCGCCGAGAGTTTCTCCTAATAAGACTATTGAAGGAAGCCTGGGCGGCATTCTATCAGCCGTTCTAGTGACTGGGATTTTTATGTTGGTTCGACCGCAAGTGTACGCACCTTATAATGCCTTTGTCTTTTTGATTCTGGCAGTGCTCTTTAGTATTGCCGGTCAGTTGGGTGATTTGGTCGAAAGCTCAGTCAAGCGTCATTTCGGGGTCAAGGATTCTGGTAAATTCATTCCTGGCCACGGCGGTGTTTTGGATCGTTTTGACAGCCTTCTCTTCGTCTTTCCGCTGATGCATTTCTTCGGCTTGTTCTAA
- a CDS encoding proline--tRNA ligase, producing the protein MKQSKMLIPTLREMPSDAQVISHALMLRAGYVRQVSAGVYSYLPLANRVIEKAKKIMREEFDKIGAVEMLAPALLSADLWRESGRYETYGEDLYKLKNREKSDFILGPTHEETFTAIVRDSVKSYKQLPLNLYQIQPKYRDEKRPRNGLLRTREFIMKDAYSFHANYDSLDVAYDEYKSAYEKIFTRSELDFKAIIGDGGAMGGKDSQEFMAITPDRTDLNRWVVLDKSVASFDEIPEDVQEAIRTELTSWMVSGEDTIAYSSESSYAANLEMATDEYKPAGRVVTEEEVARVSTPDCKTIDEVAAFLGLDESQTIKTLVYMADESPVVALLVGNDQLNEVKLKNHLAADFFDVASEDQVRQLLGAGFGSLGPVNLPEGVRIIADRKVQDLANAVVGANEDGYHLTGVNPGRDFTAEYVDIREVREGEISPDGQGVLKFARGIEIGHIFKLGTRYSDSMNANVLDENGRAVPMIMGCYGIGVSRLLSAVMEQHARLFVNKTPKGEFRYAWGINFPKELAPFDVHLIPVNVKDEEALALTDQIEANLLSSGYEVLVDDRNERAGVKFSDSDLIGLPIRVTVGKKAAEGIVEVKIKATGDTIEVHADNLLETLSILTK; encoded by the coding sequence ATGAAACAAAGTAAAATGTTAATTCCAACCCTGCGTGAGATGCCTAGCGATGCTCAAGTTATCAGCCACGCTCTGATGCTGCGGGCTGGCTATGTCCGTCAGGTTTCAGCTGGGGTCTATTCTTATCTGCCGCTGGCTAATCGTGTGATTGAAAAAGCAAAAAAAATCATGCGGGAAGAGTTTGACAAGATTGGTGCAGTGGAGATGCTGGCGCCGGCCCTGCTCAGTGCAGACCTCTGGCGCGAGTCTGGCCGTTATGAGACCTATGGTGAAGACCTCTACAAGCTGAAAAATCGTGAGAAATCAGACTTTATCCTAGGACCAACCCATGAGGAAACCTTTACAGCTATCGTCCGTGATTCGGTTAAATCCTATAAACAGCTGCCACTCAATCTCTATCAGATTCAGCCTAAATACCGTGATGAAAAGCGTCCTCGTAACGGGCTCTTGCGGACGCGTGAGTTTATCATGAAAGATGCCTACAGTTTCCACGCTAACTATGACAGCTTGGATGTAGCTTATGATGAATACAAGTCTGCCTATGAGAAAATCTTTACCCGCAGCGAGCTAGATTTCAAAGCCATTATCGGTGATGGCGGTGCCATGGGGGGCAAGGACAGCCAAGAATTCATGGCCATTACGCCGGACCGGACGGATTTGAACCGCTGGGTGGTCTTGGACAAGTCTGTAGCCAGCTTTGATGAAATTCCTGAAGATGTTCAGGAAGCTATTCGGACAGAATTGACCAGCTGGATGGTATCTGGTGAGGATACCATTGCCTACTCCAGTGAGTCCAGCTATGCTGCCAACCTTGAAATGGCGACGGATGAATACAAGCCTGCAGGACGTGTTGTGACTGAGGAAGAAGTAGCCCGTGTCTCAACGCCTGACTGCAAGACCATTGACGAAGTTGCTGCCTTCCTTGGGCTGGATGAAAGCCAGACAATCAAGACATTGGTTTACATGGCTGACGAGTCTCCTGTCGTAGCACTTTTGGTCGGCAATGACCAGCTTAATGAAGTCAAGCTGAAAAATCATTTGGCAGCCGATTTCTTTGATGTGGCGAGTGAAGATCAAGTCCGTCAGCTCTTGGGAGCAGGTTTTGGCTCACTAGGGCCAGTCAATCTGCCAGAAGGCGTGAGAATCATTGCTGACCGTAAGGTGCAAGACCTAGCTAACGCTGTGGTTGGTGCTAACGAAGATGGTTACCACTTGACCGGTGTCAATCCAGGCCGTGACTTTACCGCTGAGTATGTGGATATCCGTGAGGTTCGTGAGGGTGAAATTTCGCCGGACGGCCAAGGTGTCCTCAAGTTTGCTCGCGGGATTGAGATTGGGCACATCTTTAAGTTGGGAACTCGCTACTCTGACAGCATGAACGCTAATGTTTTGGACGAAAATGGTCGAGCAGTACCAATGATTATGGGTTGCTACGGTATCGGCGTCAGCCGTCTCCTGTCCGCTGTTATGGAGCAGCATGCCCGTCTCTTTGTCAATAAAACTCCTAAGGGCGAATTCCGCTATGCTTGGGGAATCAACTTCCCGAAAGAGCTAGCACCATTTGATGTGCACTTGATTCCGGTCAATGTCAAGGATGAGGAAGCCTTAGCTCTAACTGACCAAATCGAGGCTAACTTGCTAAGTTCTGGTTATGAGGTCTTGGTGGATGATCGTAATGAGCGCGCTGGTGTTAAGTTCAGCGACAGTGATTTGATTGGTCTTCCAATCCGTGTGACAGTTGGTAAGAAAGCTGCAGAAGGCATTGTCGAAGTCAAGATTAAGGCTACTGGCGATACCATTGAAGTCCACGCTGATAATCTGCTAGAAACCTTGTCAATTTTGACAAAATAA
- a CDS encoding isoprenyl transferase, whose product MFSFKKKEKLNAPLNVPKHIAVIMDGNGRWAKKRMQPRVFGHKAGMETLQRVTIAAKEMGVQVLTVYAFSTENWSRPEKEVSFIMNLPVEFYDRYVPELHKNNVKIQMIGDTAKLPKATFEALEKAESLTKLNTGLILNFALNYGGRYEINQAVKEIAQDVLDAKLSPGDITEDIIGNYLYTSNLPKMLRDPDLVIRTSGELRLSNFLPWQSAYSELYFTDILWPDFDEKALKAAIAEYSRRNRRFGGV is encoded by the coding sequence ATGTTTAGTTTTAAGAAAAAAGAAAAGCTGAACGCGCCGCTGAATGTTCCCAAACACATTGCTGTCATTATGGACGGCAACGGCCGCTGGGCCAAAAAAAGGATGCAGCCGCGCGTGTTCGGTCATAAGGCTGGCATGGAAACCTTGCAAAGGGTGACGATTGCTGCCAAGGAAATGGGTGTTCAGGTCTTGACTGTCTATGCCTTTTCAACGGAAAATTGGTCTCGGCCGGAAAAGGAAGTTTCCTTTATCATGAATCTGCCGGTTGAATTTTACGACCGCTATGTGCCGGAGCTGCACAAGAACAATGTAAAAATCCAGATGATTGGTGATACGGCTAAGCTTCCTAAGGCGACATTTGAAGCTCTGGAAAAGGCGGAAAGCCTGACCAAGCTCAATACAGGCTTGATTCTCAACTTTGCCCTCAACTACGGTGGTCGATATGAGATCAATCAGGCTGTTAAAGAGATTGCTCAAGATGTGTTAGATGCCAAACTCAGTCCTGGCGACATTACAGAGGACATCATCGGTAACTACCTCTATACCAGCAACTTGCCTAAGATGTTGCGCGATCCGGATCTAGTGATTCGGACCAGCGGAGAGCTGCGTCTCAGCAATTTTCTGCCTTGGCAGTCAGCCTACAGTGAGCTGTATTTTACGGATATCCTCTGGCCTGACTTTGATGAGAAAGCTTTGAAAGCTGCAATCGCAGAATACAGCCGTCGGAATCGACGCTTTGGCGGTGTTTAA
- the tkt gene encoding transketolase produces the protein MSQLSVNAIRFLGIDAIEKSKSGHPGVVMGAAPMAYDLFTKQLRINPEQPNWINRDRFVLSAGHGSMLLYALLHLSGFKDVSMEEIKNFRQWGSKTPGHPEFGHTAGVDATTGPLGQGISTATGFAQAERFLAAKYNREGYPIFDHYTYVICGDGDLMEGVSAEAASYAGLQKLDKLVVLYDSNDINLDGETKDSFTEDVRARYGAYGWHTALVEDGTDLAAIDAAINEAKASGKPSLIEVKTVIGYGSPNKQGTNAVHGAPLGAEEAEATRKALGWDYAPFEIPEEVYADYRTNVAERGAAAYDAWKQLVEDYKQAHPELAAEVTAIIAGQDPVEIKPEDFPVLENGFSQATRNSSQDALNAAAKVLPTFLGGSADLAHSNMTYIKEDGLQDDAHRLNRNIQFGVREFAMGTILNGMALHGGLRVYGGTFFVFSDYVKAAVRLSALQGLPVTYVFTHDSIAVGEDGPTHEPIEHLAGLRAIPNLTVFRPADARETQAAWYLALKSQSTPTALVLTRQNLTVEEGTNFDKVAKGAYVVYETGADFDTILLASGSEVNLAVAAAKALAAEGAKIRVVSVPSTELFDAQDAAYKEEILPNAVRRRVAIEMAASQPWYKYVGLDGAVVGIDQFGASAPAGKVLEEYGFTVDHVAEVVKNLK, from the coding sequence ATGTCACAATTATCAGTTAATGCCATTCGCTTTTTAGGGATTGACGCGATTGAAAAGTCTAAGTCAGGTCACCCTGGCGTAGTCATGGGTGCTGCACCGATGGCTTATGACTTGTTTACTAAACAACTTCGTATCAATCCAGAACAGCCAAACTGGATTAACCGCGATCGCTTCGTCCTGTCTGCAGGACATGGCTCTATGCTGCTTTATGCTTTGCTTCATCTGTCTGGCTTTAAAGATGTCAGCATGGAGGAAATCAAAAACTTCCGCCAATGGGGTTCTAAGACACCTGGTCACCCAGAGTTTGGCCACACAGCTGGTGTTGATGCCACTACTGGCCCACTGGGACAGGGTATTTCTACAGCTACTGGATTTGCTCAGGCAGAGCGTTTCTTGGCTGCTAAGTATAATCGTGAAGGCTATCCAATTTTCGACCATTACACTTATGTCATCTGTGGTGATGGCGATTTGATGGAGGGGGTTTCAGCTGAAGCTGCTTCTTATGCTGGTCTGCAAAAGCTGGATAAGTTGGTTGTTCTCTATGATTCAAATGATATCAACCTAGATGGAGAGACCAAGGATTCCTTTACAGAAGATGTTCGTGCCCGCTATGGAGCCTACGGTTGGCATACTGCCTTGGTGGAAGACGGAACAGACCTTGCAGCGATTGATGCAGCTATCAATGAAGCTAAAGCTTCCGGAAAACCATCTTTGATTGAAGTTAAGACGGTTATTGGTTACGGTTCTCCAAACAAGCAAGGAACTAATGCAGTTCACGGTGCGCCTCTGGGAGCAGAAGAAGCAGAAGCTACTCGTAAAGCATTAGGCTGGGACTATGCGCCATTTGAGATTCCTGAGGAAGTCTATGCAGATTACCGTACAAATGTAGCAGAGCGTGGTGCAGCAGCTTACGATGCTTGGAAACAGCTGGTAGAGGACTACAAGCAAGCCCATCCAGAATTGGCAGCAGAAGTAACAGCTATCATCGCTGGTCAGGATCCAGTAGAAATCAAACCAGAAGACTTCCCAGTGCTTGAAAATGGCTTCTCTCAAGCGACCCGTAATTCCAGTCAGGATGCCCTCAATGCAGCAGCTAAGGTGCTTCCGACTTTCCTCGGTGGTTCTGCTGACTTGGCTCACTCCAATATGACCTACATCAAGGAAGACGGCCTGCAAGATGATGCTCACCGTCTCAACCGCAACATCCAATTTGGTGTGCGCGAGTTTGCGATGGGTACGATTCTTAATGGTATGGCGCTTCATGGTGGTCTTCGTGTTTACGGTGGTACCTTCTTCGTATTCTCAGACTATGTTAAGGCAGCTGTCCGTTTGTCTGCCCTTCAAGGTTTACCAGTGACTTATGTCTTCACACATGACTCAATTGCAGTTGGTGAAGATGGACCAACTCACGAGCCGATTGAGCATTTGGCTGGTCTGCGTGCCATTCCAAACCTGACTGTTTTCCGCCCAGCAGATGCGCGTGAAACTCAGGCAGCTTGGTATCTGGCCCTTAAGAGCCAATCCACTCCGACTGCTCTGGTCTTGACTCGTCAAAATCTAACAGTCGAAGAAGGCACAAACTTTGACAAGGTAGCTAAAGGTGCTTATGTGGTCTACGAAACAGGAGCAGATTTCGATACCATCTTGCTGGCTTCTGGTTCTGAGGTTAATTTGGCTGTTGCAGCTGCTAAAGCACTTGCAGCAGAAGGCGCTAAAATCCGCGTGGTCAGCGTGCCATCAACAGAACTTTTTGATGCTCAAGATGCAGCCTACAAAGAAGAAATTCTGCCAAATGCAGTTCGTCGTCGCGTAGCGATCGAGATGGCAGCTAGCCAGCCTTGGTACAAGTATGTTGGTCTGGACGGTGCAGTTGTCGGAATCGACCAGTTTGGTGCATCTGCTCCAGCAGGTAAGGTGCTGGAAGAATACGGCTTTACAGTTGATCACGTAGCAGAAGTTGTTAAAAATCTTAAATAA
- the rseP gene encoding RIP metalloprotease RseP: protein MQFITFIIIFGIIVVVHEFGHFYFAKKSGILVREFAIGMGPKIFSHIGKDGTAYTIRILPLGGYVRMAGWGEDSTDIKVGTPASLTLDAEGKVVRINLSGKKVDQTALPMNVTGFDFEEKLEITGLVLDELKTYAVDHDATIVEEDGTEVRIAPLDVQYQNASIWGRLITNFAGPMNNFILSVLVFMLLAFVQGGVRDENSNHFQVMDGSAIAAAGVQNNDQILKINDYEISNWADLTSALAKITSKSKEAPTLSVTYKHGSETKEITVQPKKDGNRYLLGVSPTVKTGFWDKVIGGFTAAWSTTVRILSALKDIIFNFNINKLGGPVAIYNFSSQAAEQGLPAVLSLLAMLSLNIGIFNLIPIPALDGGKIVLNILEAIRRKPLRRETETYITLSGVAIMVILMIAVTWNDIMKLFF from the coding sequence ATGCAGTTTATAACCTTTATTATTATTTTTGGGATCATTGTGGTGGTCCATGAGTTCGGACACTTCTACTTTGCGAAGAAGTCCGGCATTTTGGTCAGAGAGTTCGCTATCGGCATGGGACCCAAGATTTTCTCCCATATTGGCAAGGACGGGACGGCCTACACGATTCGGATCTTACCCTTGGGGGGCTATGTGCGCATGGCCGGCTGGGGGGAAGACTCCACTGACATTAAGGTGGGAACACCGGCTAGTCTGACCTTGGATGCAGAGGGCAAGGTGGTTCGTATCAATCTCTCTGGCAAAAAGGTTGACCAGACAGCTCTGCCCATGAATGTGACTGGCTTTGACTTTGAGGAAAAGCTGGAAATCACTGGTCTTGTCCTTGACGAGCTCAAGACTTATGCAGTAGATCATGATGCAACGATTGTTGAAGAAGACGGCACTGAGGTGAGGATTGCACCACTGGATGTTCAGTATCAGAATGCTAGTATCTGGGGTCGTCTCATTACCAACTTTGCTGGCCCTATGAATAACTTCATCCTGAGCGTGCTGGTATTTATGCTGCTGGCCTTTGTTCAGGGCGGCGTTCGTGATGAAAACAGCAATCATTTTCAAGTCATGGATGGTAGTGCCATAGCAGCTGCCGGAGTTCAAAATAACGACCAAATCCTTAAGATTAATGACTATGAGATTAGCAACTGGGCAGATCTAACCAGCGCTCTGGCGAAAATCACATCCAAAAGCAAGGAAGCACCGACCTTGTCAGTTACCTACAAGCACGGCAGCGAAACGAAAGAAATTACCGTACAGCCTAAAAAAGACGGCAATCGATATCTGCTAGGCGTATCCCCAACAGTCAAGACAGGCTTCTGGGACAAGGTCATTGGCGGATTTACTGCAGCTTGGTCTACCACAGTTCGCATTTTGTCAGCTCTGAAAGATATCATCTTCAACTTCAATATCAATAAGCTGGGCGGTCCGGTCGCTATTTACAATTTCAGCAGTCAGGCTGCAGAGCAAGGCTTGCCAGCAGTCCTTAGCCTTTTGGCCATGCTGTCGCTTAATATCGGTATTTTCAACCTGATTCCTATTCCAGCCTTGGACGGCGGAAAAATCGTCCTCAATATTCTGGAGGCTATCCGCAGAAAACCGCTGAGAAGAGAAACGGAGACCTATATCACTCTGTCTGGAGTGGCTATTATGGTCATCCTGATGATTGCCGTTACCTGGAACGATATTATGAAATTATTCTTCTAG